In the Streptomyces fradiae ATCC 10745 = DSM 40063 genome, one interval contains:
- a CDS encoding amino acid adenylation domain-containing protein — MRTFVDDIAAHAAREPDRVAVTAPGGELTYAGLAARIDALAGTLAARGARAETVCAVAVERGVDAVIAVAAAVRCGAAFLTLDVEQPPRRLAALVRSGGADLLVTTAELAGRLRLPVPGRPVLLDRPEPGGRGARLTGPPHGRALAYVSHTSGSTGEPSPVLVEHRGLDAYLRAVSRDFRLGPDTVVLQAAPLGYDASIRDTFAPLLAGGRLVVVPRSAVLRPEEFGAVVREHGVNALLSVVPSFLAFLAGRPDGAGLLEGVRLVASSGESLRPFLAAGGRAVIEDRLVNQYGPTECTMTSTRYAVPAEPDTGADIVGTPLDGVVVRLLDEELRPVPEGAVGEVCVGGAGVARGYRGLPARTAECFVPDPAGPPGARLYRTGDLARSGPGGLHLLGRRDRQVKIRGHRVDPAEVEGALLAHPAVTGAVVTAGEDGAGRVFLTAHVTGDLADVRDGELRAHLAATLPPHLMPRRFARLDELPVTRSGKADRRALADAAARS; from the coding sequence ATGCGGACCTTCGTCGACGACATCGCCGCGCACGCCGCGCGGGAACCGGACCGGGTCGCGGTGACCGCGCCGGGCGGCGAGCTGACGTACGCCGGGCTGGCCGCGCGGATCGACGCGCTCGCCGGGACGCTCGCCGCGCGGGGCGCCCGCGCCGAGACGGTGTGCGCCGTGGCCGTGGAGCGCGGGGTGGACGCGGTGATCGCGGTGGCCGCGGCCGTGCGGTGCGGGGCGGCGTTCCTCACCCTCGACGTGGAGCAGCCGCCGCGGCGGCTGGCCGCGCTCGTCCGCAGCGGCGGCGCCGACCTCCTCGTCACCACCGCGGAGCTCGCCGGCCGGCTGCGGCTGCCGGTGCCCGGACGGCCGGTGCTGCTGGACCGCCCGGAGCCCGGCGGGCGGGGCGCCCGGCTGACGGGACCGCCGCACGGGCGGGCGCTGGCGTACGTGAGCCACACGTCCGGCTCCACGGGCGAGCCGAGCCCGGTCCTGGTGGAGCACCGGGGGCTCGACGCGTATCTGCGGGCCGTCTCGCGGGACTTCCGCCTGGGCCCGGACACGGTGGTGCTGCAGGCGGCGCCGCTCGGGTACGACGCGTCGATCCGGGACACGTTCGCCCCGCTCCTCGCGGGCGGGCGGCTGGTGGTGGTGCCCCGGTCGGCGGTGCTGCGGCCCGAGGAGTTCGGCGCGGTCGTACGGGAGCACGGGGTGAACGCGCTGCTGAGCGTGGTGCCGTCGTTCCTGGCGTTCCTGGCGGGGCGCCCGGACGGGGCGGGGCTGCTGGAGGGCGTGCGGCTGGTGGCGAGCAGCGGGGAGTCGCTGCGGCCGTTCCTGGCGGCGGGCGGCCGGGCGGTGATCGAGGACCGGCTCGTCAACCAGTACGGGCCGACGGAGTGCACCATGACGTCGACCCGGTACGCGGTGCCGGCGGAGCCGGACACCGGCGCCGACATCGTGGGGACGCCGCTCGACGGGGTGGTCGTCCGGCTGCTCGACGAGGAGCTGCGTCCCGTGCCGGAGGGGGCGGTGGGCGAGGTGTGCGTCGGCGGGGCCGGGGTCGCCCGCGGCTACCGGGGCCTGCCCGCCCGTACCGCGGAGTGCTTCGTGCCGGACCCGGCGGGCCCGCCGGGGGCGCGGCTGTACCGGACGGGCGACCTGGCCAGGAGCGGGCCCGGCGGGCTGCACCTGCTGGGGCGCCGCGACCGGCAGGTGAAGATCCGCGGCCATCGGGTGGACCCCGCCGAGGTCGAGGGGGCGCTGCTGGCGCACCCCGCCGTCACCGGGGCGGTCGTCACGGCCGGCGAGGACGGCGCCGGGCGGGTCTTCCTCACCGCCCACGTCACCGGCGACCTGGCGGACGTCCGGGACGGGGAGCTGCGCGCGCACCTGGCGGCGACGCTGCCGCCGCACCTGATGCCGCGCCGCTTCGCGCGGCTCGACGAGCTGCCCGTGACCCGCAGCGGCAAGGCGGACCGGCGGGCCCTCGCGGACGCGGCGGCCCGGTCGTGA